The Glycine soja cultivar W05 chromosome 3, ASM419377v2, whole genome shotgun sequence genome window below encodes:
- the LOC114406656 gene encoding two-component response regulator ARR9-like has translation MGMAAAESQFHVLAVDDSIIDRKLIERLLRTSSYQVTTVDSGSKALEFLGLRENDESNPSIPSVCPNNHQPQEVEVNLVITDYCMPGMTGYDLLKKIKESSSLRNIPVVIMSSENVPSRINRCLEEGAEEFFLKPVRLSDLNKLKPHMKKTKFKDQKQETVERFEDSEVQQQQSQQQIIIQNEHHQAPKLQVLQPESESESHPQPTIEQQQQILQQANNNNKRKTMEQGLSPETDRTRPRYSGIATVV, from the exons ATGGGGATGGCTGCAGCGGAGTCACAGTTTCATGTCTTGGCTGTTGATGACAGCATCATAGATAGGAAACTCATTGAGAGGCTCCTCAGAACCTCTTCCTATCAAG TTACTACAGTTGATTCTGGTAGCAAGGCTTTAGAGTTTCTGGGGTTGCGTGAGAATGATGAGAGCAATCCAAGTATACCATCTGTTTGTCCCAACAACCATCAGCCTCAG GAGGTGGAGGTGAATCTTGTTATAACAGATTACTGTATGCCTGGCATGACAGGCTATGACTTGCTTAAGAAAATCAAG GAATCTTCATCTTTGAGAAACATACCAGTGGTGATTATGTCATCTGAAAATGTGCCTTCAAGGATTAACAG ATGTTTGGAGGAAGGAGCCGAAGAATTTTTCTTGAAGCCTGTGAGGTTGTCAGATTTGAACAAGCTTAAACCCCACATGAAGAAAACCAagttcaaagatcaaaagcaAGAAACAGTAGAAAGGTTTGAAGACTCAGAAGTTCAACAGCAACAGTCACAACAACAAATCATCATCCAAAATGAGCATCACCAAGCACCAAAATTACAAGTTCTTCAGCCAGAGTCAGAATCAGAGTCACATCCACAACCAACTATTGAACAACAGCAACAAATTCTACAACAAgccaacaacaataacaagagGAAGACCATGGAACAGGGCCTTTCACCTGAGACTGACAGAACAAGACCAAGATACAGTGGCATAGCCACTGTGGTATGA
- the LOC114406657 gene encoding protein STRICTOSIDINE SYNTHASE-LIKE 10-like has product MNTGLAAGAALLALLAITFSLLSPQTLFSPPEIPGSKDHLHAARLLHVTGAVGPESLVFDADGGGPYTGVADGRILKWEGEERGWTEFAVTSSNRSDCVCPFAPELEHICGRPLGLRFDKKSGDLYIADAYLGLKVVGSTGGLATEVVTEVEGQPLQFTNDMDISEDADVIYFTDSTTIFQRRQFMLVLLGGDKTGRLMKYHKSTKEVTILLRDLAFPNGVALSKDGSFVLVAETATCRILQLWLGGPKAGQVDTFAVLPGFPDNIRRNSEGHFWVALHAKRSPFAKWVSSNPWVGKALLKIGFNFKQLHTSFAGWKPHAAAVKLSDKGEILEVLEDCDGKTLKFISEVEEKDGKLWIASVLMPFIGIYGL; this is encoded by the exons ATGAACACAGGGCTTGCTGCAGGTGCAGCCTTGCTTGCACTCTTGGCTATCACCTTCTCCTTGTTGAGCCCTCAAACCCTGTTTTCTCCGCCTGAGATTCCGGGCTCGAAGGACCACCTTCACGCTGCTCGGTTACTCCATGTCACCGGAGCCGTCGGGCCGGAGAGTCTTGTCTTCGACGCTGACGGCGGAGGGCCCTACACCGGCGTCGCCGATGGCCGGATTCTCAAGTGGGAAGGGGAAGAGCGAGGTTGGACTGAATTTGCTGTCACCAGTTCCAATag GTCGGACTGTGTATGCCCATTTGCACCAGAGTTGGAGCACATTTGTGGGAGGCCATTAGGACTAAGATTTGATAAGAAAAGTGGAGATCTGTACATTGCTGATGCCTACCTAGGCCTAAAAGTAGTGGGGTCTACAGGGGGTTTGGCCACCGAAGTGGTAACAGAAGTTGAAGGTCAGCCCTTGCAATTCACCAATGACATGGACATCAGTGAAGATGCAGACGTGATATACTTCACTGATTCAACCACAATCTTCCAGAGAAG GCAATTTATGCTTGTACTCCTTGGTGGAGACAAGACCGGCCGGTTAATGAAATACCACAAGTCAACAAAAGAAGTGACGATCTTATTACGTGACCTTGCTTTTCCCAATGGTGTTGCCTTAAGCAAAGACGGCTCATTTGTTCTGGTAGCAGAAACCGCTACTTGCAGGATCTTGCAGCTTTGGCTTGGTGGACCTAAGGCTGGCCAAGTGGATACATTTGCGGTTCTGCCTGGTTTCCCAGACAATATTAGAAGAAATTCAGAAGGGCATTTCTGGGTGGCTCTGCATGCAAAGAGAAGCCCTTTCGCGAAGTGGGTTTCTTCCAATCCTTGGGTGGGAAAGGCATTGCTTAAGATTGGATTTAATTTCAAGCAGCTGCACACATCATTTGCAGGGTGGAAGCCTCATGCTGCTGCTGTAAAGCTGAGTGATAAAGGAGAGATATTAGAAGTCTTGGAAGATTGTGATGGGAAGACCTTGAAGTTCATCAGTGAAGTGGAAGAGAAAGATGGGAAGCTTTGGATTGCATCAGTGTTGATGCCTTTCATTGGCATTTATGGTTTATAA